The genome window aaccaaacccTGGGAACAACAATAGCAAATCAATAGCAAAACCACTTGCCTCAATCTTAAAACCTCCTCAACCAAATCCAACATAGCCATTGTTTTGATCTTCGAATTACCTATGATGTCCCCAAATTACAAAGTGACTCTACCCTTATTAaagatattttcaaaaaattagaaGCCCTAGATCTCAAAGCTTCTCCTAGATAAATAAGTGTAATTTCTCAACCTGAACTATCCAAAACAGAGAATATTTATGGATATATGTTTATGTATATCCATTTATATTTATATGCATATacacataaatatatataaattcgTATTAATATGATATTGATAATATGATTGTTACCTTGCATCGAGCAACTGGTAGGACGTAAGTGTAAGAAGAGAGAAATGGCAGGTAGAGAGTCCGCGTTAGAAAGAGAGAAACTACTGGGTGAATAGGTCCTTTCTAGAAAACAACTCACTCTTTTAGTAGGCTAATAACAATTTAACCCTTCAACTTACTCACATTTTACCTTTCAACCTTAAATATGTACCCTTAGTGAAATGGTATTATTGCCTTTTTATGAATTTATCTATAGTTTAGTATTATATCCTTGCAATTGCTAAAAACTGTACATTTTCTTTGTTGTATTAACTATACAACAATACTGAACTGAAGTCTAATAAATTGGACTAAACATATaggaaaaattgttcaaaaaataTTCCTCACATTTcaccaaatgaattttttcggccctcatttttaaaaattttatgtcCTTTACAAAATTAAGTCAATAAAATTTAGTCCCAACCTAAATTTTCAACCACTTTTTACCTTGAAACCATCATGTGATTATACATGATTTTTTTAGAGGTAAAAGGGTAGATCTCATTTATAGTTAAATAAATAACTcaattcatattcatttttgccCCTAAAAAGTAAGATCTATAGCAAACAATATtcatttttgctaaaaaaaaagtgagattTGACTCAATCTATATTCATTTTATCACTAAAAAGTAAAACCCAATATTTTTGTACATAAAAAACTAATTGCATGTAGGCCACATAGTAATTTCAGGCCAAAAAGTAGTCAGAAACTTAAGTTGGAATCAAATTTTAATAACTTGAATTTATAAGAGATgtaaaattaacattttaaaaataaatgatgAGAAAATTCATTTGACGAAATGTGAGAgacattttgaatgattttctcaaacacacacacacatatatattgctttttaaaattttaaattatttgaaaGCCTATACTTCTAGGACAAGTTATATGTCTTACCATTTGAACTCGAATAGTTTGATCTCAATTTGTTTTTTGAACTTCTAATATTTTTACATGAGTCAAACTCAAGCTTCAAAGCCAAATGTTCATCAAGtttgagttcaaattcaagctcAACTAATTTACTGCGAGCTTGAACTGAAGTACACCAGCATTCAAGTTCAACTTAGATAGTTGCCATCCTTAAAAAGAGCATTGAAACATTTAGATTGCAAAACCTTTATGACAGTTTAGATTTTCAAGACACTGGTTAGTATTCTCGTATATTTCTTTTAAGAGAGAAATAAACAAATATAGTTTTGACCCTTACTGTTTGACATTTGTGcaattttggccccaaaaatTTCGGTAAAAATAATATGGCCCCAAATATTTGGTACCTGGTACAATTTTAGTCCTTAAAGTTTTGCTAGAACAAATCTGGTCCTCATTGTTATCAATTTGAAGCAGATTTAGGATAATGGGAAAAGTACACTTTTCATCCCTATTGTTTGGGGTGTTGGCTAATTTCATTCCTAAAGTTTCAGTCAAAACTTATTTTATCCTCATAGTTCTATAATTTCGACCAATTTCATCCCTAAAGTTTCATgcaaacacatttcatcctcatagTTTTATAAAATTGACCAATTGAGGACAATTGAATGATTGTTAACCAATTTGAATTGAGCATCATCACATGACTAGCATGTCCTCATCTCATCCTTATAGTTTCATAAAATTGACTAGTTGAGGACAATTGAATAATTGTTAACCAATTTGGACCGAGTATCATCACATGACTAGCGTGTCCTGCTAATAATTGTATCATTAATACTTAATTTGATcattaattaaattatataaataataatgAGTGTGTTCAGAtatgatattatttttttaaatgtgatataatatatgtgaaataaaaaaatagataagatgataaagggataatttgaaaaacatgtatatgatgcaacaaaacaaaaccaaataaATGACAATCTAAATAGTTCTTTCTTTCACAttaatattttccttcaattgGTTGCAATAGAATTGTTTGAAAGATTTATCCAATTGGTTGTAATGGGATTATTTCTTCTCCATGACTTGGTTTCCTCTCGATCTTTTTGTTCAATTTGTGATTAAGAAAATAACAATGGTGGCTGAAAATTTCTTAGTTTTCTTAAATGAGAAAGTGaattaaaaaatgattttttgaggTTTCTGTTCATCCtatattttttgcattttactAATGGGCATACCGTGGTCAAGTGATGATATTCCATTCAAATTGCTTGACAATCCATTAACTATCcttaattaatcaaatttatgaaTTTATGAGGATGATATGTGTTTGCATGaaattttaaggacaaaattggtcaaaattataaaattatgagGATAGAATATGCTTTGAGTGAAATTTTAGAGACGAAATTATCCAACACCCCAAACAATGGGGGTGAAAAGTGTATTCTTCCGTAGGATAATTGGTAAATTTTTTCCAATATTGAGGGAATCAGCCACGTACAGTCACGTGTTTGTTGAATTAAACTTCTTaggaaaaaaacaaacaaaagaatgaGTACCATTGAAGAATAAGAATAACTCACGCGATGGCACGttaataactaattaatcatgaaaaatgaagaaaggatATTTGTTAATCTATATGAAAAAGTTGAGCATTAAGATTTTTTTTGCTTGGGGGCAATTGGGAAAGAGAGTGAAAATAAGTTTTGGATTGATAAATTGAGTGTTTCGAGTAATTTTAGCCTTTTAGattaaaaattttcttctttttactaattaattaattagcacGTGAGTTATTAGTCCTTGTTGTTTAAAATTAACTACTATTTTGCTTCtttgttttgaaatttaatttcacTGACACATGACGGATGCAAAAAATTCTATCAataatttggaaattttcttgaaatttcctAAATCTACTTTAAATTAGATCCATTGGATTTGCTCTTATAAAAACTTTAGGAACTAAAATTGCACATGTGCTAAACATTGAGAACCAGATTtgcttttttcaaaattttaaggtCTAAAGCTACATATAGACTAAATATTGGGAactaaaattgcatttttcccttcTCTTTTAATGAGGGAGATAAAGATGAATTAGAGGAATCCATTATGCACTAAATTTCATGTGTAATAGAGTAGGTGAAAGGAaagcaacaaaacaaacaagaataagaaGAAATAAGGTCTAAAGCTACATATAGACTAAATATTGGGAactaaaattgcatttttcccttcTCTTTTAATGAGGGAGATAAAGATGAATGAGAGGAATCCATTATGCACTAAATTTCATGTGTAATAGAGTAGGTGAAAGGAaagcaacaaaacaaacaagaataagaaGAAATAAGGATAGATGTGTCTTTTTAGGCAATAAAAATCAAAGTTGAAGTGCATGAGGATAAAAATTGGAGTAAAAATATCATATCATCTTCCATAGAAATAAACCAAGTTGTATTTTTCTTTGACTAATATACCCTCACCAAAAAGTATCCATAAATAAATGCCATAGTTGTGAAATTTGGGCCAACCCGACAATCCAACCGACCAACTCAGTGAACTAACCATTGGGTCGGGTTGGTCTCTAATCGGATTGTTTAAGCACAAAAGCCGTTGACTGGTTAATGACTCAGCGATTCAATCAGATTAAACTAGAAACTTGGTCAATCGtcaatgaattgagttttgtggtaaaaattttattaagatCTTGCAAGGATTCAAACTTGGGACTTTATGCATGTATCCATAATAAGCTATCATGAGGCCACTTACTATATGTTAGCTAAAGAGCCTTCTTATGTTATACGAACATTTTGTCAATTCTATctttattcctttttatttctctaaaacaaatttatttggaaaatttttaataaaaacttATGACCCCCTCAAACTCTATAAGTTATGAAATTGATTTCAAAAATAACCTATTACGCAAttcattttaaagaaaaatattgtttttaataatcttttgcacttaaaattcataaataaactagataattacactaaatatagataaagttttacacttgaagtttggtAGATTACTAGTTAAATTTATGTTTTgttgattcttatatgaattaatcaTTCTACAACGAATTAAATTACATGAGTATTTGTTATAGCATTGTAtattacaatttatatcatataccctatataaaaaattagtagatataatatttaaatattttagTGACCCGCCGGTCCAACCACTCACCTATTGATTGAACCAGTGATCTGTTAACCCACTTCCTTCGCCGGCTTTCTCACCGAGTCGGGTTTAATAATTATGGTAAGCGCACCACATTTGATGGGTATAagtaaaagggataatttcaaaaacctcccttgaggtttctaactaTTTCACTAACCTTCCtttagattttaaaaattacactaacctccttTGAGATTTTTTATCTTATGACATCTAGATCCAACCAATAATTAAAAGTGATATTATGAGAGAAAAGATAATATGATTCCACTATTGCCTATCATCtactaaattgtttaattaaacTAATATCTGCCCAAACATTAAAAAAACTTTAGAATTTACTGTATATCATTAAGAATTAAATTACATATGACATtaaaaaatagtatatcattATGTATATTTCACTTAATATAAGATTCAAATTACTCTTTTCAGTTACAAACTCATTGTCAAACGTGATCAacaacaaataattaaaaaaaatccgTAAGCAAAATATTACAAAAAGCAAACTTTAATATcataaaaatctcaacaactAACCTTAATATGTTGATACGAATATTTATGATGTTAAAGTTTATTCTCTAATATTTTGattgcaaaattttttattatttgttattaaTCATGTTTGACAATAGGTATGTAACTGAAAAGAATAATTTGGATCTTGTATtaagtaaaaaatataaaatggtATGCTATTTTTTTGATGCTATATATGATTTGATAATTTGGATCTTATATTAAGTGCAAAATATAAAATGGCACACTATTTTTTTATGCAATATATGATTTGATCCCTaataataaatagtaaattttactatttttctttaatgtatTTGTtggtattaaattaattaaataatttagtaAATGAGCGGCAATGATGGAATcatatttttctctctctcctaatatcactttttaattattgATTGGATCTAAATATTTTATGATAATTAATTTCAAGAGAAATTAGTGTAATTCTCGAAACCTGAAGGTAGGCTACTAATATAGTCAGAAACTTCAAGGGTGGTTTCTAAAACAACACAAGAGcctttttttggcctttttgtgAAAAGTCAGTTGGGGTGCAAATACGAACGGATTGTGAAAGAACCCGAGATAATCCGACATCTCAAAACGTTCACGTTTCTAAGCTCCATTCTCAAGACTGAGACGAGCTCAAATCGATTGGCGGCGGTCGTCGATCAATCACCGGAATACCCAGCCCCAAAATCGACACCATTATGGTAACTATTCCAAGTGCGAATTCCCTCCCTCAGttgcataaaaaagaaaaaaagaacccTTGATTTTCATGAGCTAATAAAccgttaattttatttttatctttttcatttaATTTGATTGATTTCTTTTTACCCTTTGCCTAACATTTTATGATTAACTCTTGTTGATTGTGGATCTGAAACTTCAGTAATGTGTAATTATTTGAACCGATGGTTGCTTGAATTGTCataaaataatgcatttttatTGTTGTAATCAAAATCTGATTGATTTTTGCATCTGGAAATTTGTCTTTTACTTATATGAATCAATTTCTGATCTTGGTTGGCTAAATTTAATTGGGATTTTTAATTTGTTTGGTTTAGTCTGcatattgtttttatttttgctatTGCTATTTTTGATTTCTTAGTTTCTGACGATGAAAGTTGAGTTTGAGTTTAATGCACCGATTATCTTGGCTTTTAACCCTTTCAGTTGCTATGTTGTTATTTGGTCTGCTGATTTGTTTAAGAATTAACAATACTGTGGCTTGTTTATTCTTTCCATTTGAAAAATCCTTATAGCTGTATAATTTACCCCTTTGGATTGTGGACATTTATCTGATCGAAGCTTGCATTGATCATAGCTTCTCCTTTTCTAGATTCACTTTGTGCTTCTAATTAGCCGGCAAGGTAAAGTCAGGTTGACAAAGTGGTATTCACCTTATTCCCAGAAGGAAAGGACCAAGGTACTTCTTTTTAACTTATTTTAGTCTAAGGAAACTAAAATATCTTAAAGAAATAGGCGCCTTGTTTTCCGCCAATATTCACCTTTCTCTTTTTAGCTTTATCTGGAGTTGAGGTGAAGAATCTTGGCTGTTTTTCATcatatgattttctttttttttttgggggggagggggaggaggGGAGATTGGATAATGAGCTCCAAGTTGGTAAAAAAGATTGTTATGGCAAAGGTGAATGAAAGATGTCTAAGCTTGTTGTGATATGAGACACTGCATATATATTAATAGTAGCCTTATATGCAAATCGCAGCTTGCGTATTGTAAGAATGCTATATGCATTTGGAAATCAACTGAAGAACTGTATTTGAGTTTGCATAAATTTTGTAGGTAATCCGAGAGCTCAGTGGCTTAATTCTCACTCGAGGCCCAAAGCTTTGCAACTTTGTGGAGTGGAGAGGTTACAAGGTTGTTTATAAAAGGTATTGTACAGTCGTCCATTTACTTTTAAGACTTTTAATTGGCGACCTCAATGCATATAGGTAGACTTTTTCTTGCGTTCTGTTGCCTCCTTCTCCTGTCTAATATTTTTTACATAATTAacttttttttgcttttatttttttaatttggcaGATATGCCAGCCTCTACTTCTGCATGTGCATTGACGAGGACGACAATGAACTGGAGGTCCTTGAAATTATTcaccattttgttgagattCTAGATCGTTATTTTGGAAGTGTAAGCCTGCTGAACTTTAGAGTAGTCCATATAAATGGTCTAACTACATTTGAACCTGAGATTTGCCCAAACTACCGTAACAGCTGCCATCTGGAAATTAATTTGTCCACTTTGACTCATGAGTGGACTGAAAAAAACACCTTCTAGTCTAGTCTCAAAGCATTTCATATTGTCTcgtataaattaatattgatTTTCTGAAAACACTATTCACTGTTTAAATTAGCAATATTGGGTAGTAGAAAATTGAAATAGAAATCCAAAataagaagcaaaaagaaaaagcaatcaTTTCTCTCCGTgactaataatttttttgatcCACTTATGAACCCTGAATGGAGCACTCTGTCCAGACCATGAAAACCATTTATGGGAGTCAAACCACCACACACACATATGCTTACCCGCCCCTCTTTCTCCCTCACCTCGTATGACCAGCAGCCACCACCCATGAACATTGATTTACTTAAATAAAACACAGGAATAGTGTCCATACAGTTGCCACtgatatgagagagagagagagagagaccagGACCGGGTATAGAGAAAGGATGTGTTATGATTGGGAAAAGCTGGGGTCTGGGCAATTGCTTCCTcagcctttttctttcttttcttgttttttgtgTTCTCTTTCCGATTTTCTCATCAATTCTTTTCATTGGTAGTTGCCAGTCAATTTCCACAACTTGTCGACACCATTTTAGAACTGTTAGTATCTCTTTTACCAATGGGATGTTGTTGTAAGTTGGCTTGTTGTGAGCTTGGTTAAATGTTATTAACCATAGAGTAATGATTGTTATCACTTATAAGGCTGAAAAAGATTGATAGTGATTGTGAGTACTGATTTGTATTGATGTGGTGGTATCTTTCTTTTTGGATAGGTTTGTGAGCTTGATCTGATCTTCAATTTCCACAAGGTATGATATTGTTATTAGTAGCTCAAAACTGAGAGTGCTACATTTTTGTTAAATTCCTTAGACCCTTCTGAAAAGCTTTGAGATGCATCATTTACAAGAAAATAGTTACCATGCTATGAGGTTTGTTAAATTGTTGATGTAGATGGAAGTACATACTTTTCGAAGTCTTCTTTGGGGATTATTCGGTGGTAGCAAAGGAAGGTTATAGTTTCATGGAACTAGTACCATCACTGAGGGCTAATGATTAGATCCACTTGGTGTTTATTTAACTTTTTACATGGGTACTTTTCAAATGGCTGAACGTTGTCCAAGGAGTTGATCCGCTACTAGCTTCGCTTAGAAGTTTCACCTTTGAAATCAGTTTAGTTGGACAAGGGAAGTCATATGACCATTCTATATAAATTGCTGTTTTAGTTCCATATGTCATGGGTCTCTGCTTCAATTTGTTCTGATACATCTCTATCTACGTATTTTCATATACATTGTGTCATCTTATTATGTGAGGCTTGGATGTGACAAGTGGACTGCTTTAGTTATTTGTGCGAGTCTTCCTATTTGCTGTCCATTTCATCTGCATAAAAGAGCACTCTCAATACAATAGGCTTCTGCTCCTTCGTCTTAGTTACTGAAGATCAAAATGTGCAATGTATTTTTTGCATTTGATGGTGTTTGGTGTTTAATTGAATTTTATTATGGTCCTTGTCCCTGAACTTGGGATTTATCCACCATGGAGGTTAGATGTCGATTTTGGTGTTTTAAGGTTATTGGATAGGTCTGAAGAAACTCCGTGTTTTGGCCTTGAAATACTCTGAAGAACTTGTATTTAGTTGTCTGACTGTTTAGCGACCTGATGCTGACATCTATGTTGACTTTTCGAAACAAACTCAACTCTGCAAAATCCTGGTTAATGCCAGCAACTCCGCATGATTTGTGTGTTTCCTGAATTCATAATTTCCTATCAAACAACTGGCAGGCTTATTAcatattggatgaacttttgaTTGCTGGTGAACCTCAAGAATCTAGCAAGAAAACCGTGGCCCGTCTTATTGCTGCACAGGTATGGTACTTCAAAGTTTTTGGTTCATTATTTCCTTGGCAGGTCTAAGAGGAATTTCTAACT of Coffea arabica cultivar ET-39 chromosome 5c, Coffea Arabica ET-39 HiFi, whole genome shotgun sequence contains these proteins:
- the LOC113691125 gene encoding AP-1 complex subunit sigma-1; the protein is MIHFVLLISRQGKVRLTKWYSPYSQKERTKVIRELSGLILTRGPKLCNFVEWRGYKVVYKRYASLYFCMCIDEDDNELEVLEIIHHFVEILDRYFGSVCELDLIFNFHKAYYILDELLIAGEPQESSKKTVARLIAAQDALVEAAKEQASSLSTIIAQATK